atttttttggtgatttttttgtttataaaagaaaagacaattttttggaaggatatatttaattaactTAGATTTTAAgttgaattaaaaaaatgcataaatggatgaatatgtaaaacgttaaaaattttcaaaatatagcatatattataaatatgtacatttatttaaaactgtattttttttaacaattgtgaaataaattattatattattaaaatgtgtatattgCTCACAGATTCGATATAGGTAATTTCAAGATCATCgccttttttttcaatgaGGTATCCAGCTAAGTTCACATATATtctttcaaattttttattcataatataatcTTTATATTCTATGGAAGCACGTAATgaatctatttttttaatattggGTTTTTATGTTCTTTCCTGGAAGGGTTTTGATCATCTACATCTACTGTAGTCATGGCAATTATGGTTTTGTCTTTTGATATCtgcaaaattaataaaaatacaatgcATAATTATTGTGAATAATATGAGAAATACGATTTACAACGAAACAGAAAAGAAAAGGTTTCCATACTTGAGCTTTTTTGACTaaagcataaaaatatttccaaGGATCGCCACGATTTTTTTCGCAAAGTTGGCATATGGTTAATAAGTTTGGGTTGTACGCATGGACAACtgttcaaaaaaaaaaataattttgcattatgtaaaataatatattatgaattgGAGGACATGAGAAGCAATAAATAGTATCATATAACATTGTCAACAATAAATCTTATATATTGATGGCAAATAAGTAAAAGTATACAAAACAATTTCtattaatacaaattaaaattttaacaacagcataaaataatgaaataaaaataaaagtgaattttttttggaaaagaaataattttttatagtataattttttattaatatatgtttttttagaCATCGTAAAAAATGCTTTCACAAatctgtatttttttataaataacatCGATTTGTCgaattttgatttatatttttttaactccctagagaaataaaaatttgcaaTTGATGcaacattttatatgaaaatatgcgCATCCCTATTCCCcattatttaaacatattttacttGTTAAAAAGGTTTTAACACGAATAATGTTAAGAATCTAAACAAATTGATAAGTTACATatcctttttaaaatttttcatattcatcAACAGAAAAAGGGGGTCAAAGTTATGTACCATGAGTTATAGTTTTGTTCTATGGAGTTGATGTTTTGTGTTTGGTCTGcaatttgattattttatttataatttggcAATATATTGGTCtgtaaatttatatcaGATATATTTACCATTTTCGGATGTTTAATCACGAAATGGCGGTTGAATATGTAGCTAAAAAAGGGGACAATCATTAATATGAAAGGGTTTGTATAATAtggttaaaaaatatatataactttcCAGCAAATTGCTATATTGAATCATGAATAAcactatatttttctttatttgatgaaacattttatttagcAAAACTTTTGATTTGGGttacaattattttaatttaaattgtattaTACCAACGGAACAgtatgataatattatatatgtaggTATAaactataataaaatgatttCGAATATCCCTCTAcattacaatatatattcagattaatatattaccaatatataatagatgCATGGAATGCTGATCGATAATCGACAATACAACGTTATCTATAAAAGATGTTTTATGCAtctaacatttttaataacacgataaaaattgaacaatatatacaatattttaagttttataattttgaggtataaataaattatattttaaaatggttaaaagataaaatataaatatattaataaattttcatatcatatttttctttaataattataactaatattaaaatatttttttattgtaaaaatttcatacaattaaataataatattaattttatcgaAAAAgcacataataataaattttatttaactaataatatttatattaggATATTACATATGCAAATTCTCAATTTTggaatttaaatatattgttattacgaaataatatatttctaatttataatattgttgTTCTATAAATGgtgattaaatatatgctcCATCTCGTATGTTTAATCTTGAGATTATTCCTAAATATGCACCCCCCAAAGGGGGATGGCCATTAATATGAAAGGGTGTACTgaacatattttcataagcCATAATACTATATCTAATTCGTtcgtatatattaaatttggcAATACTATAACTTCGCATGCTACATTTTATTGGGAATTTTTGGATAACGATATATAAGAatccttattatttattatataagtcTTGTTAATCAGGGGCGATATTGAATCATGAATAGCACATTatgtttctttatttgatgAAACATATTagcaaaatttattatttgtatcatatttattttaatttcaatTACAAAGTTCCCAAACAAAACTGTAATAACAAAACTGAATAGGCATCTAtagattataataaaaaccattttgaatattcctctatattacaatatatattcagaTTAATATGTGTGTTTGTAACATTAATTAAACAAACtactaatatataataataaaatatagattcATAAACAATCGATCGAGGTTCGACAATACAGCGTTATCTATAAAAGGCATATTATGCAtctaacatttttaataacacaataaaaattgaactatatatacaatattttaagtttataattttgaggcataaataaattatattttaaaatggttaaaagataaaatataaatatattaatacattttcatatcatattttgttttaataatgaCAAATAGTATTATAGATAGAATAGCATTATTATTGCAtgtttatacatataagctagtaatatattctatcaataatattgaaatatttcataataaagtttttaaaaaaatataaaaagtgcCCCTTTATATCTCTTCATGCATTTCGATATagaatgtttttttatgcatattcagtaaaaaattatataaaaatataatgtattttttaacagaaatatataaatatattttttattgaatgAATGATAAATCAATGGATATAACAGTGCATTATAAAGGCAtcaatgttatatattttgttaaagaTACCAATTGGGATATGAGGTTTTATATTCTAAAAAACTTGATTGATGGGAAACAGTTAAAGAttcaattttatcaattcatttttattattgcaCATTAGAGtgcattatattattagtgtttgtaattcattattttttaatctaAAATagcaatattttatcatataattaataaaatataaattttttaataaattatctgAATGTATATACATTGACAATTAGAAAATTAGAATACataagataaaaatgaacaatACAAAGCATTTATcgaataatttatatattaaaagagcaaatatatcttttatcTCTCCCCTAACAAAGGGTAATATAACAGCCTAATTACACTTAGTTTTCAATTATACTTTAAACTTGCATCAATAGTTATTTATGTGTTATAAACTAATATTTGCtaagtattattttaaaaacaatatgcATTCAAAGACTTATTTAAGATTATAAATAGCTCAACAAATACGGGTTTAGTGCTAATTGTCGTTTTAAATAGTGTAAAAGGTgcgtaaaatatattataaaattaccaaataagatatatttttaaattgggtatataggaataaaaataaagttattggatttattaaaattggtTATGAGTTTatctatattaaataaaatcaatattaaaattatgcatattcaatttattttgtaaattctATAACTTTAGAAAAAaactatattatatattataagaaacaagtatataaatatttaatctatcttattaaatatctatttatatacctttaatgattataataatagccTAATTCATAACTTTTTAGATTTATTCAGCACTTATACTTTAGAAAATCTTCTACTAAAAAAGGATAGGTATAGgttttttatgttaaaaCATAAGTATAAGGAAATATGGTTTACATTCATTATAAaagtatatgcatttttataataaaccCATACCACAttttagtaaaaataatattttttgtataaaacgGATCATACATACATTCAATCGGAAGTGTATTAAACAACcttttatttaatgtaATATAGCCAATTAtcataaaaagaaatagaGCGCTTCtttagtaataatattattttgttattctatactaatttaattattgagaaaattataatacattTAACTACAGACAGTTGTCATATATAAGGATAAAGTATTTGTGTCACATATTTGGTGCAGCGTATATAAAACAGCATGATCCCCCTCAATTTacaaatcaaaaataaaatttcattataatgGCTGAAAATATggtatatgcattttttgatattgtattatatataaatgtcaTTAACtttgttttaataatacacatgtctaataattgtttttaattgttttcTTAGTGTCAAAGGTTCAAGACTGTATGGGATGATTTTCCCGAGGGCGTGGGTGAAGATGGAAACAGTCAAATAAAGATTAAAGAATATTGggatatattattcaaaaataaaaattatgataattatatcGATAAAGTTAATGCTGTATCATTTTGGCTATTTGTACAAAATTTTGGGGATAATTTTTCGTTTACGAAAAATGTAGATAGTAATAccaatatttttcattacatTATGATATGGCTAATTTATACGTTAAAACTAAATAATGGTGACAAAGTAATGGAATTTTATAGTAAATGCATAAATCCTGCTGAAGGATATACTAATTCTATAAAAGATACTAATACTAATGCTTATAATATCTATAAGGATCCTATAAATAGTAAACTATTATCGATGAATAAGGGTATTAAtgatatatctatattttatgatgcACTTAAATCGTTAtgtaaaatgtataatgaTTTTGCTGACGACGATTCAGATTGCACAAAAAATTTGGGTGATGCCAAAAAGTTtgttgaaaaatatgaaatgcttcgtaataataatgatactGGCATTGAAGGCAGTCTATATAGTCAAATATTATCTATACTATCAActgattattataattttgtaaagaAATGCTATGAAACAAAAGAAGGATGTGGTCGTTTTCCATGCATCCCACCTTATTCACGATGTccattaataaaaaatgcgcTAATTTCaattacatttatatttgttgcAATACCTATTTTCTTGGAATTTGCTTAtaaggtaaataaaaaggaatttaaaaatataatctttaaaatttatttttgtaattctttatatgggattatcaaaaaatgtatatacgattaccatttttatattagtattcattatttggatTTGGTAAACGATCtcaaaaacaatatttaagagaaaaacgaaaaaaagcAAAGAGGAAAgtgtataattatttattactcGAAGAGAGGGATTATTCCAGgaatagtaataattattGATATGTGTTAAGGCTGACTATTTGGAAATAATCAATTTTTGACCATAATTTGGAACATAATCTTGggatttataaaaatatttaaataatgtaatcaataaaacataaagttatatatgtatatttattatatattttttgtatgttTTTATGTTGTGAATCAGGGTTAAAGTTGTGTTTGTGGAACCCATATTCGGGTTATAGTTAAGTGCTAAATTATGTTTAATTCTgtataatttgataatatattaatttaagtaattgttttaaatatgtataggGCAAACTATAATAATTGCATTTCGTGTTAATATAACTTAATGATAATGGCTTATGGGACAATCGATCAAATATTGGAATTGACATCGAAAGATGAATCCAAAGTGCCGATTTGGTTCTATAAGACAACATCGATTTGAATAATTGCAACGTTTAATATGGTAATTTGGGTGAAAGTAAGGGGGCAtgtaagaaaatatttattatgatttCATCTCTCAGTACCACATGGGCTGTAcgataaatgaaaaaagaagTTGTTGAGTTGATGAGAAAATGtgattattaaatatatacaaacttATATAAGCTGACCATAtgtcatttattaatttattttttttgttaattttttttgttttaaaagaaaaaacgattatttatatgataaatttattaacttTATTTGGGGTATCAGATTCTATGAACCTGATTTTAAAActctatataaatattaaaatgataaataaataaattcatttattattataggtAACTAAACTCAAAAgtacaattaaaaaatatatttatattattatgatctgcataaatatgatgTTGTTGGAATGGTTCACTTATATttcaattataaatttatttatataattatagaaTAAAAACATGATTAACATAAtgaatgaataaaaaatatatattttataaaataatttattattgaaaaggttaataataaaaattaaaaaaatgcccCTATAAACCTCTGTTATATGTTGCATACAATTGttttctataaatattcagtagaaaattatataaaaatataatggtATTTTCTAACAAAGgcacataaatatatgttttattgaATGAATAATAAGTCAATGATATACAATAGTGCATTATAAAGGTATCAACgttacatattttgttaaagaTACAGTTGGGAATATATGGCTTTATATCATaagaaaatggaaaatagaAAAAGGGTTAAAGAgtcaattatattaaatgtctttttattattccatattagcatatatttcttatcAGCACTTAgtaaataatcatttttaaattcaaatggaatttttatcatataattaacaaaatataaaattgttaataaattatttgaatgcATGTACATTGATAACTATAACAATAGAATATATAAGATAATAACGAAGAatgcataatatttaacgaatatttatctaaatatatatattaaaagagaAGAATATCTTATCTTTCTCCTCTTAATGTGCAATATAACAACCTAATTACGCTTAGTTTTTTATcgtattttaaaaattggatcaatagttatttatttgttatatatttaatattagcATAAAGGCACAATAAATACGGGTTCAGTgctaatttttgttttaaaccGTTGAAAAGATgctcaaaatatattacaaaataacCCAATAAGGTATATTTCTAAATTGATGTACGtaggaataataataaagttaTTGAACACATTAAAATGGATTATGAATTTatctatattaaataaaaataatttaattttatgtgATTTGCATAGGAAATTGGGCATGTGAcataatttgaaaatactataattttagaaaaatctatattataagaaacaaatatataaagatgtaatatatcttattaaataactatttatatactttaagtatataataatagcattgttaatttttagaTTTATACAGCATTTAAGTTTTAGAAAAAGTTAACTAAAAAAGGGGTTGCTATAAGTTTCCTTTGTTCAAAAACCAATAAGAGGaaatattctttaaatTCTTTACAAAAgtatatccatttttataataatgttataCCAGATGTTAGTAAGGatagtattttttgtataaaacacatcattatacatatgggaaaaatgttttaagcAACCCTATATTTAAggtaatttatttaattaccATAAACAGAAATGTAGCATTTCTTTagcaataatattattttattattctatattaatttaattattgaaaattttataatatgtttaacTACAGGCAGCTGATATATATGGGGTTAATGTATTTGTGTAAATATTTGGTGCAGTGCATATAAGACAACGTGATTCTACTCAATTTGcaaatcaaaaataaaaattcattataatGGATGAACatatagtatataaattttttaataataataattttctttacattttttgatattatatataaatatcattAAACTTTATTTCAATAATCCAAAATCCTAATGGttgtttttaattgttttttagTGTAAAATTCTTTCGTTTATATGGGAGGAATTTCCCGATACATTGGGCGATGATGGAAACTATCAATTAAAAAGTGATGGTGcatataaaacattttgcATTAATGAAACATGTGATAGTGATCTCGATAAAATTAACGCTTGGGTTTTAAGCTTGTTTgagatattttttaagaattCGGATTCGCTTATGGAAAGTGCAAAAAGTAACATCAATATTGCTGCATACATTTTGGCATGGTTAAGTCATATATTAAGTCTAAAGGAAAATgaaggaataaaaaatctaAATGGCTTTTatgagaaatatataaaggatAAGGAGAAGtataataatcatataCCTGGCGTTCATGGTTATACAAGTTATCAGAATAttattgataaatataaggaATTGATGACTGATGATATTGAATATATGCTTCAATTTTATGGTCCATTAAAATCATTATGTGAAATGTATAATGCATGTAATTTAAACAGGTCAAAATGCACAAATTGCTTGGAAAAAGCCAAAGATTTTgctgataaatataataaacttAATGGAGAttctaataaaaatgaaagcgACCCATACAAAAATGTATTGTATAGTTTATCAACTgattatgataattttaaaaagtattGTGCTGAAAATTGCACTGATTGCAACGATACTTCATCCTTTCCAGAGATAAAAGCACCACAAGGTTCTTTCCAAATTTTTGAAGCTACATCACCAATTTCGCCGATAGCAAGCATATTAATTCCAGTTTTATTGACATTTTCAATAACATTTTTCTTGGGAATTGCTTATAAGGTAAATAGTAaggaatttataaatataatatttaaaaattactttcattaaatatatccaAACTTTAACAAACATCATATGCTTCTCAACCTTTTATATTagtattcattatttggatTCGATAAACGACTTCAAAGACAATATTTAAGAgaaaaactaaaaaaaataaagaagaaaatgaatcGTTATATATGATTCGAAGAGAGTGATTATTCCAGGAGAAGTAATAATTATTGATATATGTCAAGAAGCTGTCTATTGgaaatacataattttgtggtctataagaatatttaaataatataataaatcaaacataaaatatatatgtatagctattgtatttttgcatattttttgtattactTTTATATGGTTTTATGCTGTGAATCAGGGTTGATGTTGTGTTTGTGGAACCCATATTCGGGTTAGGTTTAAGTGCtataatgaatttaatTTTGCATAATTTGATAACGTTTATTAGTTTAAAGAgttgttttaaatatatataagaaataaattattaaaaacaaatgtaGGACAAGTTATAGTGATTGAATTTCGTATTAATATAacttaataataaatgtggTAAACcatgtattttttgtatttattgcTAATTTGATATTAATGGTTATGGGGCAATCGATCAAATGTCGGAATCGATACAGACAGATGACCCCAAAATGTCGATTTGTTATAGAATAGACgttgttttaaataattataatatttaatataggAATATGGGTGATAATAGTGGAACATgcaagaaaataatttataattatttcatcTGAAAGGACTTTTAAAATGGTGTCCTTCCCCAATGCCACTTGAATCGTATGATAAATGGAGATAAGAAAGTTGTTGGGTTGAGGAGAAAATGggattattaaatatatacaagcACATGCAGGATATTCCTGtaccatttattaattgatttttttgtttataaaagaaaacgattatttatatgataaatttaattaatgacTTTCATTTTGAGGTTCAGGTTCTATGAACCTGATTTTAAAACTCTATAcaagtattaaaaataataaatgagtaaatttatttattattataggtAAATAAACTCACAAGTatagttaaaaaatatatttatataattataataaaaaattatatattattattgaaaaagttaataataatatttaaaaaaaatgaccCTATAAACCCCTGTTATATGTTGCATACAATTGttttctataaatattcaataaaaaattataaaactatattagtattttctaacatagatatataaatatttgttttattgaATGAGTATTAATCAATGACATATAATAGTGCATTATAAAGGTAtcaatgttatatattttgttaaagaTACAATTTAGGATATACGGttttatgttataaaaaactgGATCGATGGGTGGGTTAAAGATTCAATTCATGTTAAatgtctttttattattccataatatcatgtattatattatcagtGCTTAAtaaatcatcatttttttaattttaaatagcATTATTTGTCAtagaattaataaaatatagaatttttagtaaattgctttaatgcatataaattgATAACTATAACAATAGAATATATAAGATAAAATGAACAATACAGAATATTTAgctaatatttatatattaaaagataaaatatatcatatctTTTTCCTCTTAATGTGCAATATAACAACCTAATTGCAATTAGttttctattatatttaaattttggaTCAATAGTTATTAgtggtatatatttaatattcactatgtgttatttttataataatttgcaTACAATGACATATTTAATCTTATAAATAGCTCAATAAATATGGGTTCAGTGCTAATTGATGCTTTAAACCGTATAAAAGAtgctaaaaatatattataaattaccTAACAAGTTATATTTCTAAATCGAAGCACataggaataaaaataatgttatcGCACTCATTAAAATTGATTATGAATTTatctatattaaataaaaataatttaaacatatgtagatgtaattaaaaaatggaacaACACAACGCATTTTGtaaatacataattttagaaaaaactatattgtatattataagaaacaagtatataaacatttacatttttttaaaaatgactATTTATGTACTTTTAAGGACTATCGcaataataacattttttgtataaaatgcatcatatatacatataccAATTCTATATTTAAGGCAATTTAGCTAATTccaataaaataagtataatatgtttaatgAAAGATAATTGTTATGTAAAGAGCTTAAGTAAATGCAAGGCATATTTTATgcaatatacaaataatatcatCCCTCATAAGCTTCAAATCACAACataatttcattataatgTCTAAGGAAGgggtatataatttttttaaataaaatgtgcTCTTCGCATGTGATTCATATGCTGGGTATcctataaattatattatttttcatttagtAACATttacattaatatatttttttctttaattcgtaaaatatattcgtAGTGTACGTACATTAATTTTGtcaataaattaattaaatcgAATACGACAGGAACGGAGggaaaaattgaaaatcaTAAGTCATTGAACACTAATTGCCCTAACGAAAAATGTGATACTGATAGCCAAAAACTTAGCTCtgcttttatattattgataAAATTCTTTTCGATCGATgataatttagaaaatgaCAAACATGCTGAATATGCTATTTTATGGTTATGTTATAAAATTCAGCAATATCAAAATGGAGAAATCATCGCATTAAAAGATTTCATTACTGAACATATAGAAacaaatacaaattataattggaaaacaaaaaaaggtATAGGTAATAAGTCCTATAAGGAATTTAtagataaaaaacaaagttTGATAAATATGGATGTTAAAATTATGTCTAAATTTCACGAAGCattacaaattttatgtaatatgtataatgagaataaagaaaaaaatataaattgcACAAAATGTTCGCAAAATTCTGaagaatttttaaaaatttttaaagaacTTAATGAAGATTCTAATGTTACCAAAGATAGTCCCTATTACCAAGTATGGTGTACTTTATCAACTgattatgataatttaaaaaatgaatgtattaaaaattgtaaggAATGCACCGAACTTCCAACCCTTCCAGAGATAAAagaatcaaaaaaatatgtacaagATTATGCAGAACTTTCTGCACAAGGTTCTGAAGCTACATCATCAAGTTCATCGATAGCAAGCAAATTAGTTCCAGTTTTATCGATATTTGTTGCAATACCAATTTTCTTGGGATTTGCATATAAggtaaataataaggaatttataaatataatattaaaaatgattttcattaaatatatgcaaactTTAACAAACACCATATGCTTCttaacatttatattagcATTCGTTATTTGGATTTGATAAACGGCTTAATAGACAATATTTAAgagaaaaagtaaaaaaaataaagaagaaaatgaacattaatatataatttgaagAACAGTAAtaactattatatatattaggaAACTGTCTATTTGGAAATAAGTAATTTTGTGCCATAATTTTTGATCACAATTTTtgtgtttataaaaatgtttaaataatattatcaataaaGCATAAagttacatatatatatttattgtattctgcatattttttatatgatttttatGTTGTGAATTAGGGTTGATGTTGCGTTTGTTGTTCCATATTCGGGTTAGGGTTA
This genomic interval from Plasmodium chabaudi chabaudi strain AS genome assembly, chromosome: 11 contains the following:
- a CDS encoding CIR protein; its protein translation is MAENMCQRFKTVWDDFPEGVGEDGNSQIKIKEYWDILFKNKNYDNYIDKVNAVSFWLFVQNFGDNFSFTKNVDSNTNIFHYIMIWLIYTLKLNNGDKVMEFYSKCINPAEGYTNSIKDTNTNAYNIYKDPINSKLLSMNKGINDISIFYDALKSLCKMYNDFADDDSDCTKNLGDAKKFVEKYEMLRNNNDTGIEGSLYSQILSILSTDYYNFVKKCYETKEGCGRFPCIPPYSRCPLIKNALISITFIFVAIPIFLEFAYKYSLFGFGKRSQKQYLREKRKKAKRKVYNYLLLEERDYSRNSNNY
- a CDS encoding CIR protein: MGLMYLCKYLCKILSFIWEEFPDTLGDDGNYQLKSDGAYKTFCINETCDSDLDKINAWVLSLFEIFFKNSDSLMESAKSNINIAAYILAWLSHILSLKENEGIKNLNGFYEKYIKDKEKYNNHIPGVHGYTSYQNIIDKYKELMTDDIEYMLQFYGPLKSLCEMYNACNLNRSKCTNCLEKAKDFADKYNKLNGDSNKNESDPYKNVLYSLSTDYDNFKKYCAENCTDCNDTSSFPEIKAPQGSFQIFEATSPISPIASILIPVLLTFSITFFLGIAYKYSLFGFDKRLQRQYLREKLKKIKKKMNRYI
- a CDS encoding CIR protein; this translates as MSKEGCTYINFVNKLIKSNTTGTEGKIENHKSLNTNCPNEKCDTDSQKLSSAFILLIKFFSIDDNLENDKHAEYAILWLCYKIQQYQNGEIIALKDFITEHIETNTNYNWKTKKGIGNKSYKEFIDKKQSLINMDVKIMSKFHEALQILCNMYNENKEKNINCTKCSQNSEEFLKIFKELNEDSNVTKDSPYYQVWCTLSTDYDNLKNECIKNCKECTELPTLPEIKESKKYVQDYAELSAQGSEATSSSSSIASKLVPVLSIFVAIPIFLGFAYKHSLFGFDKRLNRQYLREKVKKIKKKMNINI